A genome region from Tolypothrix sp. PCC 7712 includes the following:
- a CDS encoding MASE1 domain-containing protein, which produces MYRRLVMTFVGLLALVLAHKMALIYQIQPGISLWFPPSGVAIALTFWFGPYGILLTGVASLLMSRFWGLHGWEQLISLVDVIEPLVAWLLYRRFNQGSLKFNSLKDAAIFTFTVPIAASAILAVVGNFAWVAVGKLSVATLAQNIPHWWLGNAIGIMAITPTALLVLTPYLQSWGWLTHAEPSDPMLNALHSQQSRRYILEIGIIILLCVAIAILTVTQTHQTSFKFQQLSFLSFVPVLWAASRFGVTSGMVISTFCVLVTLFCYLIVYPNAILMAQFPVPPEVLHVHKLSLFVQCAVSLLVGTAITERAKSQIALAVERVRLGEYQARAALTEKLLQLNDSLVETNVRLEESNRDKDALLKREHSLRQRLANILESMTDAFIAVNHDWQITYVNQQAVKITGLGSEKLLGKNFWRQWPGAQNTTFEWEYRRALNEGIPVHFEAFCEADQKWFEAHAYPSEDGLGIFFRNITRRKQAEVEREHLLTREQTARADAEKANRLKDEFLAVLSHELRTPLNPILGWATLIKMYKYQGEKLLQGLEIIERNAKLQIQLIEDLLDVSRIQQGKMVLNIQTVNLVNTITSALETMHLALEAKNIQVKTFFQQNIGLVAGDGARLQQIVWNLLSNAVKFTPSGGEIEVRLEQINTNAVIQVKDNGKGISREFLPHVFEYFRQGDGTITREFGGLGLGLAIVKNLTELHGGMVDVESFGEGKGATFTINLPLMPEQPKIAKKCEKSHNYSNLSGLRILVVDDDKDTGEFLTIMLANLGASVTAVNSAGEALEVIAQSPPDLLLSDIGMPGIDGYMLIRLIRAMPPEKGGKIPAIALTAFAGEMNQKQALAAGFQMHLAKPVELGKLLSAITELLELGVRS; this is translated from the coding sequence ATGTATAGAAGGCTTGTAATGACATTTGTAGGGTTATTAGCCTTAGTGTTGGCTCATAAAATGGCCCTCATCTACCAAATTCAGCCAGGGATATCCTTATGGTTTCCGCCATCAGGTGTGGCGATCGCGCTCACTTTTTGGTTCGGCCCCTATGGTATCTTGCTCACAGGGGTGGCATCTTTATTGATGTCAAGATTTTGGGGCTTGCATGGTTGGGAACAGCTAATTAGTTTGGTTGATGTCATCGAACCTTTGGTTGCTTGGTTACTCTATCGTCGTTTTAACCAAGGTTCGCTGAAATTTAATAGTCTCAAAGATGCAGCAATTTTTACATTTACTGTACCAATAGCCGCCTCTGCTATCTTAGCTGTGGTGGGTAATTTCGCTTGGGTAGCTGTAGGAAAACTGTCGGTGGCTACCCTAGCTCAAAATATTCCTCATTGGTGGTTGGGTAATGCTATAGGAATCATGGCTATTACACCTACTGCTTTATTAGTGCTAACTCCATACCTGCAATCTTGGGGATGGCTAACCCATGCTGAACCCTCAGATCCGATGTTGAATGCGCTTCACTCCCAGCAATCCCGGCGCTACATCCTCGAAATTGGCATCATTATTTTATTGTGTGTGGCGATCGCCATTCTCACTGTTACTCAAACTCACCAAACCAGCTTTAAGTTCCAACAACTCTCATTTTTAAGCTTTGTTCCTGTTTTATGGGCAGCAAGTCGCTTTGGTGTTACCAGTGGAATGGTAATCTCTACTTTCTGTGTACTGGTAACTTTATTTTGCTATCTCATTGTCTACCCGAATGCTATATTGATGGCCCAGTTTCCGGTACCACCAGAAGTTTTACATGTTCACAAACTGAGTTTATTCGTGCAGTGTGCTGTTAGCTTATTGGTAGGAACTGCAATTACAGAAAGGGCAAAAAGTCAAATAGCGTTAGCTGTGGAAAGAGTCAGACTAGGTGAATATCAAGCCCGTGCAGCGCTTACAGAAAAACTCCTTCAACTAAATGATTCACTGGTAGAAACTAATGTGCGGCTGGAAGAATCGAATCGAGATAAAGATGCATTACTCAAGCGTGAACATTCTCTGCGTCAACGTTTAGCTAATATTCTCGAAAGCATGACTGATGCATTTATTGCTGTCAATCATGATTGGCAAATTACTTATGTTAATCAACAAGCAGTCAAAATTACTGGTTTAGGCTCAGAGAAACTCTTGGGTAAAAATTTTTGGCGACAATGGCCTGGCGCTCAAAATACAACATTTGAATGGGAATATCGTCGAGCTTTAAATGAGGGCATACCTGTACATTTTGAGGCTTTTTGCGAAGCTGATCAGAAGTGGTTTGAAGCCCATGCTTACCCATCAGAAGATGGTTTGGGCATCTTTTTTAGAAATATCACCAGGCGCAAACAAGCAGAAGTAGAACGCGAACATTTACTTACAAGAGAACAAACCGCACGCGCTGACGCGGAAAAAGCAAACAGGCTCAAAGATGAATTTTTAGCTGTACTTTCTCACGAATTACGTACTCCCCTCAACCCGATTTTAGGTTGGGCAACATTAATTAAAATGTACAAATATCAGGGAGAAAAGCTGCTACAAGGGCTAGAAATTATTGAGCGCAATGCTAAGTTACAAATTCAATTAATTGAAGACTTGTTAGATGTTTCCCGGATTCAACAAGGGAAAATGGTGTTAAATATCCAGACAGTAAATTTAGTTAATACTATTACATCGGCTTTGGAGACAATGCATTTAGCATTAGAAGCTAAAAATATTCAAGTTAAAACATTTTTTCAGCAAAACATAGGGCTAGTGGCTGGTGATGGCGCACGTCTACAGCAAATTGTCTGGAACCTCCTTTCTAATGCCGTAAAATTTACACCATCAGGAGGAGAAATAGAAGTAAGGCTGGAACAAATCAATACAAATGCTGTAATTCAAGTTAAAGATAATGGTAAAGGCATTAGCCGAGAGTTTTTACCCCATGTATTTGAATATTTCCGCCAAGGTGATGGCACAATTACCAGAGAATTTGGGGGCTTGGGTTTGGGATTAGCGATTGTGAAAAATCTCACAGAACTGCATGGTGGAATGGTTGATGTAGAGAGCTTTGGAGAAGGCAAAGGGGCAACATTTACTATTAATTTACCATTAATGCCTGAGCAACCAAAAATAGCTAAGAAATGCGAAAAATCACATAATTATAGTAATTTATCAGGGCTACGCATTTTAGTAGTAGATGATGACAAAGATACAGGTGAATTTCTCACAATTATGCTGGCAAATTTGGGAGCATCAGTTACAGCAGTAAATTCAGCCGGAGAAGCTTTAGAAGTAATTGCCCAATCACCACCCGATTTACTTTTAAGTGATATTGGAATGCCAGGAATAGATGGCTATATGCTAATACGTTTAATTCGCGCTATGCCACCAGAAAAAGGAGGAAAAATCCCTGCGATCGCACTGACTGCTTTTGCTGGAGAAATGAACCAAAAACAAGCACTGGCTGCTGGGTTTCAAATGCACTTAGCTAAACCAGTGGAATTAGGTAAATTATTATCAGCAATCACGGAACTTTTAGAGTTAGGAGTGAGGAGTTAG
- a CDS encoding zinc-dependent alcohol dehydrogenase family protein has protein sequence MKAYVLQSNAGIDALKLTDRPEPQPGAGQVLIKIKATALNYRDLLVAEGAYGAGVKYPLVPMSDGAGEVVAIGEGVTRVKVGDRVAGIFFQDWISGALTREKMKSDLGGGIDGMLSEYVVLHQDGLVILPNHISYAQGATLPCAAVTAWHALVTKGNITEGNTVLLLGTGGVSIFALQFAKIFGAKVILSSSSDHKLAQALVLGADQTINYKTTPDWEKQVYAITDRIGVDHVVEVGGAGTLPKSLQAVRVGGRVSLIGVLSGRGNEIDPMPILFKSITLQGIYVGSRKMFEAMNQVIQDSQLQPVIDRIFPFTQAKEAYRYVKSASHFGKVVIELD, from the coding sequence ATGAAAGCTTACGTACTTCAAAGTAATGCGGGGATTGATGCACTGAAGTTAACCGATCGCCCCGAACCCCAACCAGGTGCGGGACAAGTTCTAATTAAAATCAAAGCCACAGCCTTAAATTACCGTGACTTGCTAGTCGCTGAAGGCGCTTATGGTGCGGGGGTGAAATATCCTCTGGTTCCCATGTCTGACGGTGCGGGAGAAGTGGTAGCCATTGGCGAAGGAGTAACCAGAGTCAAAGTAGGCGATCGCGTCGCGGGTATCTTCTTCCAAGACTGGATTTCTGGCGCTTTAACTAGAGAAAAAATGAAATCTGACTTAGGCGGTGGTATCGATGGAATGTTGTCTGAATATGTGGTTCTACACCAAGATGGCTTAGTAATATTACCTAATCATATATCTTATGCTCAAGGTGCAACTTTACCCTGTGCCGCAGTTACAGCTTGGCACGCCCTAGTTACTAAAGGCAATATTACGGAAGGCAATACTGTATTATTACTAGGTACAGGTGGAGTATCGATTTTTGCGCTGCAGTTTGCCAAAATATTTGGTGCGAAAGTTATCCTCAGTTCCAGCAGCGATCATAAGTTAGCACAGGCTTTAGTTTTAGGCGCAGATCAAACCATCAACTATAAAACAACGCCAGATTGGGAAAAGCAAGTCTATGCAATCACCGATCGCATAGGTGTAGATCATGTAGTAGAAGTAGGTGGTGCAGGTACATTACCTAAATCTTTACAAGCTGTTAGGGTTGGGGGACGTGTCAGCTTAATTGGCGTACTCTCAGGGAGAGGAAATGAGATTGACCCTATGCCCATACTTTTCAAGAGCATAACACTGCAAGGTATTTATGTTGGTAGTCGCAAAATGTTTGAGGCGATGAATCAGGTAATACAAGATTCGCAATTACAGCCAGTGATTGATCGAATTTTTCCTTTTACCCAAGCTAAGGAAGCTTACCGTTATGTTAAAAGTGCTTCACACTTTGGCAAAGTTGTCATTGAGCTTGATTAA
- a CDS encoding ARPP-2 domain-containing protein, producing MATKQKLLTDISLKGLEIAPSQIRGAVRIVPLLRRQVRGDFRLVRRDYHEDIAVVSLEGRITEPGMQYYSYIPHGLVLSWSDDGSPIAAFGGQMFKPDGKRLNCGCASVRLMHRMAKREAKNQLRLLPLHLAMEGFLSLFFSGPDIAWSEYSKYALSHGLGSRYEMSFSGRYIAGLEDALRVFEIHPRQVGVLVFVAETLASAFVVPTPEDYRALHTSLLEDFYGELIYEYSMMFDKPFPMDLSVDDTKIHNLADLRNAIAQMRSDWATFQGFMAEGLLQRPLNSQRVYTMGPFVLQRFITSLLPKEENHIGEAIIREDGELEYLKTYRLSAAQTRRVYLLSQLHFYNWNIDATATALGNTREEFVTRLETAGFGYLLNQQVRDAARKKRKK from the coding sequence ATGGCTACCAAACAGAAATTATTAACAGATATATCCTTAAAAGGATTGGAAATTGCACCATCCCAAATACGCGGTGCAGTGCGGATTGTCCCTTTATTGCGTCGTCAGGTGCGCGGAGACTTTCGTTTAGTGCGGCGTGATTATCACGAAGACATAGCGGTGGTTTCTTTAGAAGGTAGAATCACAGAACCAGGGATGCAATATTACTCCTATATACCTCACGGCTTGGTGCTTTCTTGGAGTGATGACGGTAGCCCCATCGCCGCTTTTGGTGGACAGATGTTCAAGCCGGATGGGAAGCGTTTAAACTGTGGTTGTGCAAGTGTGCGGTTAATGCATCGCATGGCGAAGCGGGAAGCTAAGAATCAACTGCGATTGTTACCTCTGCATTTGGCTATGGAAGGTTTTCTGTCGCTGTTCTTTTCAGGGCCGGATATTGCTTGGAGCGAGTATTCTAAGTATGCTCTGTCTCATGGGCTGGGTTCACGCTATGAAATGTCCTTTAGTGGACGTTATATTGCGGGATTAGAAGATGCTTTGCGGGTATTTGAGATTCATCCGCGTCAGGTTGGGGTGTTGGTATTTGTGGCTGAGACTTTAGCATCGGCTTTTGTCGTTCCTACCCCAGAGGATTACCGAGCTTTGCACACCAGTTTACTAGAAGACTTCTACGGCGAGTTAATTTATGAATACAGCATGATGTTTGACAAGCCATTTCCGATGGATTTGTCTGTGGATGATACTAAAATTCACAACTTGGCAGATTTAAGAAATGCGATCGCGCAAATGCGATCAGATTGGGCTACTTTCCAAGGCTTCATGGCGGAAGGCTTGCTGCAACGTCCCCTAAATTCCCAGCGAGTGTATACAATGGGGCCGTTTGTACTGCAACGCTTTATCACTAGTCTGCTTCCCAAGGAAGAAAACCATATTGGCGAAGCCATTATTCGTGAAGATGGCGAACTAGAATATCTCAAAACTTACCGTCTTTCCGCCGCCCAAACCCGCCGTGTCTATTTACTCAGCCAGTTACACTTCTACAACTGGAACATAGATGCAACCGCCACAGCCTTAGGTAACACCCGCGAGGAATTTGTCACCCGCCTAGAAACCGCCGGCTTTGGTTACTTACTCAATCAACAAGTGCGAGACGCAGCTAGGAAAAAGCGGAAGAAATGA
- a CDS encoding alr0857 family protein has protein sequence MLKLTYTENSFSLEHLETSLENWVNQRVTLSLHSANNIYIESSQAAFLLPCDLSNLEELEKLNQANILEICPCDADAVEVVLKGTWIASNQESEVGIFVTSLEKSAELLLEQLAQTKQFMPLLTVDSSQLTVNS, from the coding sequence ATGTTAAAACTTACCTACACCGAAAACAGCTTTAGCTTAGAACATCTGGAAACCTCATTAGAAAATTGGGTAAATCAAAGAGTTACACTATCTTTGCATTCTGCAAATAATATTTACATTGAATCGAGTCAAGCAGCATTTTTACTTCCTTGTGATTTATCTAATCTGGAAGAGTTAGAGAAATTAAATCAAGCAAATATTTTAGAAATTTGTCCTTGTGATGCTGATGCTGTGGAAGTTGTTCTCAAAGGTACTTGGATAGCATCAAATCAAGAGAGTGAAGTAGGTATTTTTGTAACTTCACTGGAAAAATCCGCAGAATTATTACTTGAACAACTAGCGCAAACTAAACAATTTATGCCATTGTTAACTGTTGACAGTTCACAGTTAACAGTCAACAGTTAA
- a CDS encoding HEAT repeat domain-containing protein — translation MARASYGPEAKKRSRRLLEVLLAYANDALDCSDEAGLDALRPQIQTRWLSENRLVVRTKVRFLQTLTSLAAGEGQLNAEQIKEALKRFTDFLEILEDNRPSRSGSETWHFTLNLWCDRQDITANLQKFDIHWESRRPEKSKQVTREEEKGESPSPLRPAPCSPAFSPDWKQLCRDALTAQNHQRLTTNPLTSADGVSFELNQVYVPLGLVERKQRLRQGGDVTPQDGSRLYEPEDSEMTQTFNPDEFIQQLLGVQDNQRIAILGEPGAGKTTLLQKIAAWIVDNTKDLPVWVSLADLQGKTLEQYLIQDWLPTAFRKLRVSEEVEEAFCEQFNQGRVWLLLDAVDEMALDSSQALTKIASFLTGWVADAKIILTCRLNVWDGGKNALQAFKVYRNLNFSYGTEFSFGSKSASNQVGEFIQHWFQDNPACGESLQAELNQPERRRLKDAVKNPLRLALLCRTWGLAQGRLATTKAMLYEQFVESIYEWKQDRFPTTSTQRQQLNRALGELALLAISQEKTKFRLRHRFVSQVLGASDDGLFQLALQLGWLNQVGISETQGEKVYAFYHPTFQEYFAAQAVTDWHFFLNHTLNLNNSPTLQEAAIASTSPSYRIFAPQWREVILLWLGRDDIPQTHKEEFIQALIEFNDNCGGYYGYQAYFVAAQGIAEFADCQKADEIVQQLVTWRFGYGDFQDEKPWRYPAPIVECARVALLKTDRPKAIAALENYISSSQNDFVIWNAAYSLGKIFDPGNKIAIAKLEALVKTMRYDTVRWQVAYSLARVDAGNQIAIAALVEIIATSKNESTRRKAAYSLGKIDSQNSIAISTLKEIAASAIDSSQSRQALENLAMLQGDELPKSVTVSPTSTFHQHRRNKRKQKSATSNYFSINSKISELIRGIAASEDEDTQRRRAYKLAQLNPGNPIAFTTLLQLMESTASISLHKRAADNLKEIVLNEQLPQIIAALKNSNCYQVLDDEWERYRNSFKLLWHCAENMDYLEFYRIWHL, via the coding sequence ATGGCAAGAGCGAGTTATGGCCCAGAAGCAAAAAAGCGATCGCGCCGCTTGTTAGAGGTATTATTAGCTTATGCTAATGATGCCCTAGACTGTAGTGATGAAGCTGGTTTGGATGCTCTGCGTCCCCAAATCCAAACTCGTTGGCTATCTGAGAATCGCCTAGTTGTCAGAACGAAAGTAAGATTTTTACAAACATTAACAAGTTTGGCAGCAGGTGAAGGACAATTAAACGCCGAACAAATTAAAGAAGCCTTAAAACGGTTTACAGATTTCTTAGAAATTCTCGAAGATAATCGCCCATCTCGTAGCGGTTCAGAAACTTGGCACTTTACTCTCAATTTATGGTGCGATCGCCAAGACATAACAGCCAATTTACAAAAATTTGATATCCACTGGGAAAGTCGCCGCCCGGAGAAGTCGAAGCAAGTAACAAGGGAAGAAGAAAAAGGAGAAAGCCCTTCCCCTCTGCGCCCTGCTCCCTGCTCCCCTGCTTTTTCTCCTGACTGGAAGCAACTTTGTCGTGATGCTTTAACGGCGCAAAATCACCAACGGTTGACTACCAATCCTCTCACAAGTGCTGATGGTGTGAGTTTTGAATTAAATCAGGTTTATGTTCCCCTAGGTTTAGTGGAACGCAAACAACGTCTGCGTCAAGGTGGCGATGTCACGCCGCAAGATGGTTCGCGGTTATATGAACCTGAAGATTCGGAAATGACTCAGACTTTTAACCCTGATGAATTTATTCAACAATTATTAGGGGTGCAAGATAACCAGCGCATCGCCATTTTAGGAGAACCAGGGGCGGGAAAAACTACATTGTTGCAAAAAATTGCCGCATGGATTGTAGATAATACTAAAGATTTACCTGTCTGGGTTTCTTTAGCAGATTTGCAAGGAAAAACTTTAGAACAATACTTAATTCAAGATTGGCTACCTACTGCGTTTCGCAAATTACGTGTCTCGGAGGAAGTTGAAGAAGCATTCTGCGAACAGTTTAACCAAGGGCGAGTTTGGTTACTCTTAGATGCAGTGGATGAAATGGCTTTGGACTCTAGCCAAGCTTTAACGAAAATTGCGAGTTTTTTGACAGGTTGGGTTGCAGATGCCAAGATAATTTTGACTTGTCGGCTGAATGTTTGGGATGGGGGTAAAAATGCACTGCAAGCTTTTAAAGTCTATCGCAACTTAAATTTTAGCTATGGCACAGAATTTTCCTTCGGTTCCAAATCTGCATCAAACCAAGTCGGAGAATTTATTCAGCATTGGTTTCAAGATAATCCCGCTTGTGGTGAGAGTTTACAAGCAGAGTTAAATCAACCAGAACGGCGACGGCTTAAGGATGCGGTAAAAAATCCTCTGAGGTTAGCTTTATTATGTCGTACCTGGGGATTAGCCCAGGGAAGATTAGCAACTACCAAAGCGATGTTGTACGAACAGTTTGTAGAGTCAATCTACGAATGGAAACAGGATCGTTTTCCCACAACTTCCACCCAGCGACAGCAGTTAAATCGGGCGTTAGGAGAATTAGCATTATTAGCTATTTCCCAAGAAAAAACTAAGTTTCGCCTCAGACATCGCTTCGTTTCACAGGTTCTCGGCGCGTCTGATGATGGCTTATTTCAATTAGCATTACAGTTAGGTTGGCTCAATCAAGTAGGTATCTCCGAAACTCAGGGCGAAAAAGTTTATGCTTTTTACCATCCCACCTTTCAAGAATATTTTGCCGCCCAAGCCGTTACAGATTGGCATTTTTTCCTAAATCACACATTAAATCTCAACAATTCCCCCACCCTACAGGAAGCCGCTATCGCGTCTACATCCCCCAGCTACCGCATATTTGCACCCCAGTGGCGCGAAGTCATTTTGCTATGGCTGGGTAGAGATGACATTCCGCAAACACACAAGGAAGAATTTATCCAAGCATTAATTGAGTTCAATGATAACTGCGGTGGCTACTATGGTTATCAAGCTTATTTTGTCGCCGCCCAAGGAATTGCTGAATTTGCAGATTGTCAAAAAGCTGATGAAATTGTGCAGCAGTTGGTAACGTGGCGTTTTGGTTATGGCGACTTCCAAGACGAAAAGCCGTGGAGGTACCCAGCCCCAATTGTAGAATGTGCGCGGGTGGCTTTATTAAAAACCGATCGCCCAAAAGCGATCGCAGCTTTAGAAAACTACATCTCCTCCAGCCAAAACGACTTTGTAATCTGGAATGCGGCTTACAGCTTGGGTAAAATTTTCGATCCAGGTAACAAAATTGCGATCGCTAAATTAGAAGCACTCGTCAAAACTATGCGTTATGATACAGTGCGCTGGCAAGTAGCCTATAGTTTAGCCAGAGTTGATGCTGGTAATCAAATTGCGATCGCCGCTTTAGTAGAAATTATCGCCACTAGCAAAAATGAATCTACTCGTCGTAAAGCTGCCTATAGTTTAGGTAAAATTGATTCTCAAAATTCCATTGCCATTTCTACACTTAAAGAAATCGCTGCATCTGCAATTGATTCCTCTCAAAGCCGGCAAGCTTTAGAAAATTTAGCTATGCTTCAAGGTGATGAGTTACCTAAATCCGTTACAGTTTCTCCAACTTCAACATTTCATCAGCATAGAAGAAACAAGAGAAAACAAAAATCAGCCACATCAAATTATTTCTCTATCAACTCCAAAATTTCTGAATTAATTCGCGGTATCGCCGCCTCTGAAGATGAAGATACTCAAAGAAGACGGGCTTATAAATTAGCGCAACTCAATCCAGGTAATCCAATTGCGTTTACCACTCTATTACAATTGATGGAATCAACAGCAAGTATATCACTGCATAAACGTGCAGCCGACAACTTAAAAGAAATAGTTCTCAATGAACAGTTACCACAAATAATAGCAGCTTTAAAAAATTCTAACTGCTATCAAGTTTTAGATGATGAATGGGAAAGATATCGTAACTCTTTTAAACTTCTGTGGCACTGTGCAGAAAATATGGATTATTTAGAATTTTATCGAATCTGGCATCTTTAA
- a CDS encoding circadian clock KaiB family protein has protein sequence MWIYVVPKTDLNTDKLTKTHLFKGIALFTPGGDLIYCIDPSKQGRWHLQLCAALQEILDLSEPPHFLVPCYTATVDHWLDPRTKQVRTFAEAYPAVLRHQAVLNAIFGTGDLAWQAAPWVDGLCDRMVLTTYRSSFPQLWEDHDLIVRLDAESTQKYHQVVTKTQSFQLKTQAYVLRLFVAGHSANTERILHNLHELLERSLGQPYTLKVVDVLTNPEQAEIDQVSATPTLVKVWPHPIRRLVGDLDQAEKILQMLGAQEKL, from the coding sequence TTGTGGATTTATGTAGTTCCCAAAACTGACTTGAATACAGATAAACTGACTAAAACCCATCTGTTTAAAGGTATTGCCCTGTTTACACCTGGAGGCGATTTAATTTACTGCATCGACCCTAGTAAACAAGGGAGATGGCATTTACAGCTGTGTGCTGCTTTGCAGGAAATTCTGGATCTATCAGAACCCCCACATTTTTTAGTCCCTTGCTATACAGCAACAGTTGATCACTGGCTAGATCCGCGCACCAAACAAGTACGAACCTTTGCTGAAGCTTATCCAGCAGTTTTGCGACATCAAGCTGTGCTCAACGCGATTTTTGGCACAGGGGATTTAGCATGGCAAGCTGCTCCCTGGGTCGATGGTTTGTGCGATCGCATGGTATTAACTACTTATCGTTCCTCATTTCCGCAGCTTTGGGAAGACCATGATTTAATTGTGCGTTTAGATGCGGAATCAACACAGAAATACCATCAAGTTGTCACAAAAACACAGAGTTTCCAACTAAAAACCCAAGCCTATGTCTTGCGGCTGTTTGTAGCTGGACATAGTGCAAATACGGAACGCATTCTACATAATTTACATGAACTACTAGAGCGATCGCTGGGACAACCTTACACTTTAAAAGTAGTTGATGTGTTAACTAATCCCGAACAAGCTGAAATCGATCAGGTTAGCGCTACTCCCACTTTAGTAAAAGTTTGGCCCCATCCCATTCGCCGCCTTGTTGGTGATTTAGATCAAGCAGAAAAAATCTTACAAATGTTAGGCGCGCAAGAGAAATTGTAA
- a CDS encoding type IV pilus twitching motility protein PilT: MTDLQRPSTSNPAPRNVPPMPPPMPAPPPPTLSTQRQATQTLDMSNYPGVPAAPPPVAPPPPSAPPPPAAPPAAAHRPGTPPPMPTVPSPKSTTPTLTLQKLIEEAYEKGFSDIHLGVGETPRFRNRGEIEKTNHPETDKDTFFSWMREVLTEAEIQRFEEHLEFDGATQYEFARVRINIFGSLKGYAMVLRLIPLKILTMEQLRLPPIFREICHAHKGLILVTGPTGSGKSTTMAAMIDYINKEMPKHIITIEDPIEFVHKSQKSLIKQREVGMHTRKFDNALKAALREDPDLILVGEMRDKETVNTALKAAQTGHLVMGTLHTNSAVKTIERILNLYSGEEQDAMRVAISESLVAVIAQGLCRTTDGKRAAFHDVLINTEAIKEWIKDGKYDEITELMKQASFDGMITMNQSLYNLYQDGRITEETALEMSPTPNEMAQFLRGRV; the protein is encoded by the coding sequence ATGACCGACCTACAGCGTCCATCTACTTCTAATCCCGCTCCACGTAATGTGCCGCCAATGCCGCCGCCAATGCCAGCACCACCGCCACCAACGCTGAGTACCCAACGCCAGGCGACACAAACATTGGATATGTCAAACTATCCTGGGGTTCCTGCTGCGCCACCACCAGTTGCACCACCACCACCCTCTGCGCCACCGCCACCAGCTGCACCTCCAGCAGCGGCCCATCGTCCTGGCACACCACCACCAATGCCTACTGTGCCGAGTCCCAAAAGCACTACTCCGACTCTGACATTACAGAAGCTAATTGAAGAAGCTTACGAAAAAGGATTTTCTGACATTCACTTGGGTGTAGGTGAAACTCCGCGTTTTCGCAACCGGGGCGAAATTGAGAAAACAAATCATCCAGAAACAGATAAAGACACTTTTTTCAGTTGGATGCGGGAAGTTTTAACTGAAGCTGAAATTCAACGCTTTGAAGAACATTTAGAATTTGACGGTGCAACTCAGTACGAATTTGCCCGGGTACGGATTAATATCTTTGGCTCGCTCAAAGGCTATGCAATGGTACTGCGGTTAATTCCGTTAAAAATCTTAACAATGGAGCAGTTAAGATTACCGCCTATTTTTCGGGAAATTTGTCATGCTCACAAAGGTTTAATTCTGGTAACCGGGCCTACGGGTTCTGGTAAGTCCACAACGATGGCAGCAATGATTGACTACATCAATAAAGAGATGCCTAAGCATATCATTACCATCGAAGACCCGATTGAATTTGTCCATAAAAGCCAAAAATCGTTGATTAAACAACGAGAAGTGGGAATGCACACCCGCAAGTTTGATAACGCCTTAAAAGCAGCCTTGCGGGAAGATCCAGATTTAATTCTGGTGGGGGAAATGCGGGATAAAGAAACAGTCAACACCGCGCTAAAAGCTGCTCAGACAGGTCACTTAGTAATGGGAACTTTGCACACTAATAGCGCTGTAAAAACCATTGAACGGATACTTAACCTCTACTCTGGGGAAGAACAAGATGCTATGCGGGTGGCAATTTCCGAGTCTTTAGTAGCAGTAATTGCCCAAGGGCTATGCCGGACGACAGATGGTAAGCGGGCAGCGTTCCACGATGTCCTGATTAATACTGAGGCCATTAAAGAATGGATTAAAGACGGGAAATATGACGAAATTACTGAACTCATGAAGCAAGCCAGCTTTGATGGCATGATCACCATGAATCAATCGTTGTATAACCTCTACCAAGATGGACGCATTACTGAGGAAACAGCCTTAGAGATGTCACCAACTCCGAATGAAATGGCTCAATTCCTCCGAGGAAGAGTTTAG